The DNA window TTTGAAAAAAGAAGAATCTCTCAGGTTTAGAACAGAGTAGAGGGGCACATAATAATGTTACTTCTATTCTGTTTTTTTGTTCAAAATTTTAAAGGATTGTAAGGGGTGAAACCAGTGGGCAAAATAATAGTTACAAACAATCCATTGATAGGAGAAAGATTTGCAGCCTTATATGAAATAGAATTTTATGATAAAGATTACATAGGTATTTTGGAAACCGTGAGAGACAAAATCCATCTAGGACACGAGCTTTTATCCCATCCTTTAGCAGGCAGTATCAAGCCTAATGAAACTCCATATAGGACTGTTATTATTTCAAAAGATAAAAAACAGTTAGATATGAATTCTTTAACTCTTATAGAAAGTGCTATAGTAACTACTAGGAAATTTATTAGCAATAGACCAACGCCAGATTGGAATAATGTTGCACTTTTTGACTTTCAAACCGTAGACTTATCCCTAATTGAAAATGTACTTAATAACGTGATTTAGCCCTGTATAAAACTTGGCAGATTTGGGTAAATTTTAGTTGGTAATAGGCTTTTTGCAAGCAATGAAGTCACATGTCTATACCTTATAAATGTTAACCATAAAACTTAATGGGTATAATTATTACAAAATAAAGGAGTGAGGCACATGACAAACTTATACGATACAATAATAATTGGATCAGGTCCTGCAGGTTTAGCAGCAGGATTATATGCAGCAAGAGCAAAAATGAAGACTCTAATATTAGAAAGAGAAAAAGCAGGTGGACAAATAGTTACTACTGAAGAAGTGGCTAACTATCCAGGCTCAGTTGAAAACGCTTCTGGACCATCTTTAATTGCAAGAATGGTTGAGCAAGCAGATGAATTTGGAGCAGAAAGAGTACTAGACGAAGTAAAAGAAGTTAAATTACAAGACAAGATAAAAGTGATTAAAGGTGCTAAGGGTGAATACCATGCAAAGTCTATAATAATTGCAACAGGTGCTAAACCAAGACCAATGGGCTGTCCAGGAGAAAAAGAGCTTACAGGAAAAGGTGTTTCATACTGTGCAACTTGCGATGCTGATTTCTTTACTGATTTAGAAGTATATGTAATTGGTGGAGGAGACTCGGCAGTTGAAGAAGCAATGTATTTAACTAAATTTGCCAGAAAGGTTACTATAGTTCATAGAAGAGATGAGCTAAGGGCAGCAAAATCAATTCAAGAAAAAGCTTTTAAAAATGATAAAATAAACTTTATTTGGAATTCAGTAGTTAAGGAAGTAAAAGGTGAAGGTATATTGGAGTCAATGGTACTTGAAAACAGAGTAACTGGTGAAATAACAGAAATAGTTGCAGATGAGGATGACGGTACATTCGGAGTATTTGTTTTCGTAGGATATGACCCAGTAACATCACTATTTAATGGAATGGTAGAAATGGAAAATGGCTATATAATAACTGATGATAATATGAAAACTAATATACCAGGAGTATTTGCAGCAGGTGATTGTAGAGTAAAATCTTTAAGACAAGTAGTTACTGCAACTGCAGATGGTGCAATAGCTGCTACACAAGCTGAGAGGTACATTGAAAGCGTTTTCGAGGAATAAAACAATTTTTTTAAATAAAAAAACAAAAATTATAGGAGGGATATCCATGTTAGCAGTTGATAAGGATACTTTTGAACTAGAGGTACTTAAAGCAGAGGGACATGTATTAGTGGATTTTTGGAGTGAGGGTTGTGAACCATGTAAAGCATTAATGCCACATGTTCATGAACTGGCAGAAAAATATGATGGAAAAATGAAATTTACTAGCTTAGACACGGGTAAGGCTAGAAGACTTGCAATTTCACAAAAAATATTAGGTTTACCAGTTATAGCAATTTACAAAGATGGACAAAAAATTGATGAATTAGTAAAAGACGATGCTACACCAGCAAATATAGAGTCCATGATTCAAAAATATATTTAATATATTTATCTAAAATTTGCTTAGGTAACCGACCTATAGAATAGGTTATAAAACCTATCCTATAGGGTTACAATAAATACATGGCATAAGTGAAATATTAAGAGGAGGTGAACTCTATGCGCCTAGAAATAGGTAACATTATCATTAAGGATGTACAGTTTGGAGACAAAACAAAAGTAGAAAATGGGATTTTATTTGTCAACAAAGAAGAGCTTATTGCAGCAATAAGCGATGACGAAAACATCAAAAGTGTAGAGGTAGAGTTGGCAAGACCAGGTGAAAGCGTCAGAATTACACCAGTTAAGGATGTAATAGAGCCAAGAGTTAAGGCTGAAGGTCCTGGTGGAATATTCCCTGGAGTACTTTCAAAGGTTGAGACTGTAGGTACAGGAAGAACTCATGTACTAAAGGGTGCAGCAGTTGTTACAACAGGTAAGGTAGTTGCGTTCCAAGAAGGTATCATAGACATGACTGGACCAGGAGCAGACTATACGCCATTTTCAAAAACAAACAACGTTGTTTTAGTGATTCAACCTAAAGATGGCTTAAAGCAGCATGACCATGAAAGAACCGTTAGATTTGCAGGCTTAAAAGCAGCAGCATATCTTGGAGAAGCTGGTAAGGATGTAAACCCAGACGAGGTCAAGGTATTTGAAACATTACCTTTACTACAGGGAATTCAAAAATATCCAGAGCTTCCAAAGGTAGCATATGTATTA is part of the Proteiniborus sp. MB09-C3 genome and encodes:
- a CDS encoding GrdX family protein, which encodes MGKIIVTNNPLIGERFAALYEIEFYDKDYIGILETVRDKIHLGHELLSHPLAGSIKPNETPYRTVIISKDKKQLDMNSLTLIESAIVTTRKFISNRPTPDWNNVALFDFQTVDLSLIENVLNNVI
- the trxB gene encoding thioredoxin-disulfide reductase — encoded protein: MTNLYDTIIIGSGPAGLAAGLYAARAKMKTLILEREKAGGQIVTTEEVANYPGSVENASGPSLIARMVEQADEFGAERVLDEVKEVKLQDKIKVIKGAKGEYHAKSIIIATGAKPRPMGCPGEKELTGKGVSYCATCDADFFTDLEVYVIGGGDSAVEEAMYLTKFARKVTIVHRRDELRAAKSIQEKAFKNDKINFIWNSVVKEVKGEGILESMVLENRVTGEITEIVADEDDGTFGVFVFVGYDPVTSLFNGMVEMENGYIITDDNMKTNIPGVFAAGDCRVKSLRQVVTATADGAIAATQAERYIESVFEE
- a CDS encoding thioredoxin family protein, translating into MLAVDKDTFELEVLKAEGHVLVDFWSEGCEPCKALMPHVHELAEKYDGKMKFTSLDTGKARRLAISQKILGLPVIAIYKDGQKIDELVKDDATPANIESMIQKYI